One Actinospica robiniae DSM 44927 genomic region harbors:
- a CDS encoding complex I subunit 5 family protein, with amino-acid sequence MSLSTAAAGSLLPLAVAIPLIGAVLAPLLARWSRHAALIGCLVGMGGALAVLALVAPKVFGGTILVHYLGGWKPVGGAALGIAFAADPFGLLCALSIAGIGLLLLVYVLSELGGLGPRELGGFACLFELLLSALIGAALTGDLFNLFVWFQVAALSSYGLTGFFLERPIALEAAFKILVLTTLAGFTVFIGAGLLYVHTGALNFGQLHLALPAAAGVLDAVALGLLLAGFATKAGLVPFHGWLADAHTAAPGPVSALFSGLMVNLGLIGISRLALQVFPGSGLPVLGALMVVGLCSAVLGAALALAQDDFKRVLAYDTVSQMGVITVGFASGSTTGVTGAVYHLVNHALFKSLLFLCAGAIVHRTGQTSLRALGGLARKAPAITVAFTIGAASIAGVPPFNGYVSLSLIHKGLTETHQDVPYAIMLVAQLLTVGALGRATWLAFFRREPQDTEIEAPLPSHERLRPGMAVGLVGLSSCCIAFGVLPQRILRYLMEPAAGGLLEAGRYAAAELRSGGTIVPTHVSFDYADWQELAITIITLALAALGVRAYLRARRDPAPLRLLRSLHTGSANDYTAYAVLGLVVLVAALRWG; translated from the coding sequence ATGAGTCTGTCGACCGCGGCTGCCGGGTCGCTCCTCCCGCTCGCGGTCGCGATCCCGCTCATCGGCGCGGTGCTCGCGCCGCTGCTCGCCCGCTGGTCTCGGCACGCGGCCCTGATCGGCTGCCTGGTCGGCATGGGCGGCGCGTTGGCCGTCCTGGCGCTGGTCGCCCCGAAGGTCTTCGGCGGCACGATCCTCGTGCACTACCTCGGCGGATGGAAGCCGGTCGGCGGCGCGGCGCTCGGCATCGCGTTCGCGGCGGACCCGTTCGGATTGCTGTGCGCGCTCTCCATCGCCGGTATCGGCTTACTCCTTCTGGTCTACGTGCTCTCCGAGCTCGGCGGGCTCGGGCCCCGCGAACTCGGCGGCTTCGCCTGCCTGTTCGAGCTGCTGCTCTCGGCGCTGATCGGGGCCGCGCTCACCGGCGACCTGTTCAACCTGTTCGTCTGGTTCCAGGTGGCGGCGCTGTCCAGCTACGGCCTGACCGGATTCTTCCTGGAACGGCCGATCGCGTTGGAGGCCGCGTTCAAGATCCTGGTGCTGACCACGCTGGCCGGCTTCACGGTCTTCATCGGCGCGGGCCTGCTCTACGTGCACACCGGAGCGCTCAACTTCGGCCAGCTGCATCTCGCGCTGCCCGCGGCGGCCGGGGTGCTCGACGCGGTCGCGCTCGGTCTGCTGCTGGCCGGGTTCGCCACGAAGGCCGGGCTGGTGCCGTTCCACGGCTGGCTCGCCGACGCGCACACCGCGGCGCCCGGGCCGGTCTCGGCGCTGTTCTCCGGGCTGATGGTCAACCTCGGGCTGATCGGCATCTCCCGGCTCGCGCTCCAGGTGTTCCCGGGCTCCGGCCTGCCGGTGCTCGGGGCGCTGATGGTGGTCGGGCTGTGCTCGGCCGTGCTCGGCGCCGCCCTCGCCCTGGCCCAGGACGACTTCAAGCGGGTGCTTGCCTACGACACGGTCTCGCAGATGGGCGTGATCACGGTGGGCTTCGCCTCCGGGAGCACCACCGGTGTCACCGGCGCCGTCTACCATCTGGTCAACCACGCGCTGTTCAAGTCACTGCTGTTCCTGTGCGCGGGCGCGATCGTGCACCGCACCGGGCAGACTTCGCTGCGCGCTCTCGGCGGCCTGGCCCGCAAGGCCCCTGCGATCACGGTCGCGTTCACCATCGGCGCCGCCTCGATCGCGGGCGTGCCGCCGTTCAACGGGTACGTCTCGCTGAGCCTGATCCACAAGGGTCTGACGGAGACTCACCAGGACGTGCCCTACGCGATCATGCTCGTGGCCCAACTGCTGACGGTCGGCGCGCTCGGCCGGGCCACCTGGCTCGCGTTCTTCCGCCGGGAGCCGCAGGACACCGAGATCGAGGCGCCGCTGCCCTCGCACGAGCGGCTGCGCCCGGGCATGGCCGTGGGCCTGGTCGGGCTGAGCAGCTGCTGTATCGCCTTCGGCGTGCTGCCGCAGCGGATCCTCAGGTACCTGATGGAGCCGGCGGCCGGCGGACTGCTCGAGGCCGGCCGATACGCCGCCGCGGAGCTGCGTTCCGGCGGGACGATCGTGCCGACGCACGTGTCCTTCGACTACGCGGACTGGCAGGAGCTGGCCATCACCATCATCACGCTCGCGCTGGCCGCGCTCGGCGTCCGCGCATACCTGCGCGCACGCCGCGATCCGGCGCCGCTGCGGCTGCTGCGGTCGCTGCACACGGGCTCGGCCAACGATTACACCGCTTACGCCGTGCTCGGTCTGGTCGTACTGGTCGCCGCGCTGCGCTGGGGATGA
- a CDS encoding DUF4232 domain-containing protein, with protein sequence MKVKGVARFAGITLVAIAVFVAATACVGSSVGGGAGAASSASGSSTSAAASASTSGAILSGSTPTATHPATHPAAGQSSESGAAPCTGSAIRVAVKSAGAAMNHGGDVLIFTNRGGSACTLQGYPGVAVVQGSTTLLNATRTLSGYIGGGPGTSSPLLVTLASGGSASAIVEWVGNAGEACYPDATGTLEVTPPNTRSTSSFGTLTLGGDGICADFEVHPVVSGVQPYVSG encoded by the coding sequence ATGAAGGTGAAGGGCGTCGCCCGCTTCGCGGGCATCACACTCGTCGCGATCGCGGTCTTCGTCGCCGCGACCGCTTGCGTCGGTTCATCGGTCGGGGGCGGGGCAGGCGCGGCGAGCAGCGCGAGTGGCTCGTCGACGTCCGCCGCAGCATCTGCGAGCACGAGCGGAGCCATACTCTCGGGTTCCACTCCCACGGCCACACACCCGGCGACACATCCGGCGGCCGGCCAGAGCAGCGAGTCCGGCGCCGCGCCGTGTACGGGTTCGGCGATCCGGGTCGCCGTCAAGAGCGCCGGCGCCGCGATGAACCACGGGGGCGACGTGCTGATCTTCACGAACCGCGGCGGCTCCGCCTGCACGCTGCAGGGCTACCCGGGCGTCGCGGTCGTGCAGGGTTCGACGACGCTGCTCAACGCGACCCGCACCCTCAGCGGCTATATCGGAGGCGGCCCGGGGACCAGCAGCCCCCTGCTGGTCACCCTCGCGTCGGGCGGGAGCGCTTCGGCGATAGTCGAGTGGGTCGGCAACGCGGGCGAAGCCTGCTACCCCGACGCCACCGGCACCCTCGAGGTCACGCCGCCGAACACGCGCAGCACCTCGTCCTTCGGCACGCTCACCCTCGGCGGCGACGGCATCTGCGCCGACTTCGAGGTGCACCCCGTCGTCAGCGGCGTCCAGCCTTACGTGAGCGGGTGA
- a CDS encoding TIGR03557 family F420-dependent LLM class oxidoreductase encodes MARVGYFLSSEEFSPRELVEQAKMAQDAGFHALWISDHYHPWTEEQGEASFVWATIGALSQAVELPITTAVTCPTVRMHPAVVAQAAATAAVLTNGRFTLGVGSGEALNEHILGTGWPASTAVRLEMLEEAVEVIRRLWTGETVNHRGKHYTVEGARLFTVPPEPPRIFVSGFGPKAATLAGRLGDGYVSTFPDADLLGAFRKGGGAGKPTQAGLKVCWGPDRAGAARTAHRLWATELLPGELAQMLPLPAHFEQANSLVDEEAVAQRFPCGNDPQEHLRAITEYFDAGFDEVYVGQMGPDQKGFFDFYSREILPQLAAPTE; translated from the coding sequence ATGGCGCGGGTCGGGTATTTCCTCTCCAGCGAGGAGTTCAGCCCCCGAGAACTCGTCGAGCAGGCCAAGATGGCCCAGGACGCGGGGTTCCACGCGCTGTGGATCTCAGACCACTACCATCCGTGGACCGAGGAGCAGGGCGAGGCGAGCTTCGTCTGGGCCACCATCGGCGCGCTTTCGCAGGCCGTGGAGCTGCCCATCACCACCGCCGTGACCTGCCCGACGGTGCGGATGCACCCGGCCGTGGTGGCGCAGGCGGCGGCCACGGCCGCGGTGCTCACCAACGGCCGCTTCACCCTCGGCGTCGGCTCCGGCGAGGCGCTGAACGAGCACATCCTGGGCACCGGCTGGCCCGCCTCGACCGCGGTGCGCCTCGAGATGCTCGAGGAGGCCGTCGAGGTCATCCGGCGGCTGTGGACCGGCGAGACGGTCAACCACCGCGGCAAGCACTACACCGTCGAGGGCGCGCGGCTCTTCACCGTGCCGCCCGAGCCGCCGCGGATCTTCGTCTCCGGATTCGGCCCGAAGGCGGCCACGCTGGCCGGGCGGCTGGGCGACGGGTACGTCTCCACCTTCCCGGACGCGGACCTGCTCGGGGCGTTCCGCAAGGGCGGCGGCGCCGGCAAGCCGACCCAGGCCGGGCTGAAGGTGTGCTGGGGCCCGGACCGCGCCGGCGCGGCCCGCACGGCGCACCGGCTCTGGGCGACCGAGCTGCTGCCCGGCGAGCTCGCCCAGATGCTGCCGCTGCCGGCGCACTTCGAGCAGGCCAACTCCCTGGTCGACGAAGAGGCCGTGGCGCAGCGCTTCCCCTGCGGCAACGACCCGCAGGAGCATCTGCGCGCCATCACCGAGTACTTCGACGCCGGGTTCGACGAGGTGTACGTGGGCCAGATGGGGCCGGACCAGAAGGGCTTCTTCGACTTCTACAGCCGGGAGATCCTGCCTCAGCTCGCTGCTCCGACCGAGTGA
- a CDS encoding Na+/H+ antiporter subunit E: MLALASWCYLVWILLTWTRTAEQLLIGAGISLAVGIALAPLGKVAGPWRLLVPRNALTALRLLATAAVRIPMANLRLAARIWKPSRPLRSGMVVVPTRERSDLGLTTVGLVTSLIVDNQIVDLDRRRHLLQYHAVDVPEGSPEDKRAAINEPVERCLEGLAGHRLEDRSES; encoded by the coding sequence ATGCTCGCGCTCGCCAGCTGGTGCTATCTCGTGTGGATCCTGCTGACCTGGACCCGCACCGCCGAGCAACTGCTCATCGGCGCGGGTATCTCGCTCGCGGTGGGAATCGCGCTGGCCCCGCTGGGGAAGGTCGCCGGGCCGTGGCGGCTGCTGGTGCCGCGCAACGCCCTGACCGCGTTGCGGCTGCTGGCCACCGCGGCGGTGCGGATCCCGATGGCGAACCTGCGGCTGGCCGCCCGGATCTGGAAGCCGAGCCGGCCGCTGCGCAGCGGGATGGTCGTGGTGCCCACCCGCGAGCGCTCGGACCTGGGACTGACCACGGTCGGCCTGGTCACCTCGCTGATCGTGGACAACCAGATCGTGGACCTCGACCGGCGCCGCCACCTGCTGCAGTACCACGCCGTCGACGTGCCGGAAGGCTCCCCCGAGGACAAGCGCGCGGCGATCAACGAGCCGGTCGAACGCTGCCTCGAGGGCTTGGCCGGGCACCGTTTGGAGGATCGGTCGGAATCATGA
- a CDS encoding monovalent cation/H+ antiporter complex subunit F has product MNPDVYLAAAVAELTVALLLLPRLAIGPSVSDRVVALNTASTQAALAVLFYSAYADRTIYLDVAVWLVSFSYLGAIVWARFLERGLL; this is encoded by the coding sequence ATGAACCCTGACGTCTACCTGGCCGCGGCGGTCGCCGAACTGACCGTCGCGCTTCTGCTGCTGCCCCGCCTGGCCATCGGCCCGAGCGTGAGCGACCGGGTGGTGGCGCTCAACACCGCCTCGACCCAGGCCGCCCTCGCCGTGCTCTTCTACTCCGCGTACGCCGACCGGACCATCTACCTCGACGTCGCGGTCTGGCTCGTCTCCTTCAGCTACCTCGGCGCCATCGTCTGGGCGCGCTTCCTGGAGAGGGGGCTGCTGTGA
- the mnhG gene encoding monovalent cation/H(+) antiporter subunit G, which yields MSAAHTAIVAGLVTVGLGFSLSGAVGILRMPDLYNRIQCSSKTITMGALPALIALVAGEGIISSYASRALIVGFLLLVVNPAASHALARAAYRAGTPMWPGAVRDEVADDE from the coding sequence GTGAGCGCCGCGCACACCGCGATCGTGGCCGGCCTGGTCACCGTCGGACTCGGCTTCTCCCTCTCCGGCGCGGTCGGCATCCTGCGCATGCCAGACCTCTACAACCGGATCCAGTGCTCGTCGAAGACCATCACCATGGGCGCCCTGCCGGCCCTGATCGCACTGGTGGCGGGCGAAGGGATCATCAGTTCGTATGCGTCCCGGGCGCTGATCGTCGGCTTCCTGCTCCTGGTGGTCAACCCGGCCGCGTCGCACGCGCTGGCCCGCGCCGCCTATCGCGCCGGGACGCCCATGTGGCCCGGAGCGGTGCGCGACGAGGTGGCTGACGATGAGTGA
- a CDS encoding Na(+)/H(+) antiporter subunit B, whose amino-acid sequence MSEFWVLDYLVLALILGSAVLVVRVTNLPGATMALSAVGTFLAVLFVVLGAPDDAHSEVVVGAIALPVLYLAAIAKVRAHVLDEGELREEGEDEGEGNAGR is encoded by the coding sequence ATGAGTGAGTTCTGGGTGCTGGACTACCTGGTGCTCGCGTTGATCCTCGGTTCCGCCGTCCTCGTGGTGCGCGTCACCAACCTCCCGGGCGCGACCATGGCGCTCTCCGCCGTCGGCACGTTCCTCGCCGTGCTCTTCGTCGTCCTCGGCGCGCCCGACGACGCGCACTCGGAGGTCGTCGTGGGCGCCATCGCCCTGCCAGTGCTCTACCTCGCCGCTATCGCGAAGGTCCGCGCGCACGTGCTGGACGAGGGCGAGCTGCGGGAGGAGGGCGAGGATGAGGGGGAAGGGAACGCCGGTCGTTGA
- a CDS encoding MnhB domain-containing protein: protein MRGKGTPVVEREPQHRRALGLGLTAATAVVLCAGYLTAPREHAPLPAVARYALVTALPDWKLLEPVNEVVYGSRGFDTFGETFLLLAAVVSVIVLTRPREARAGYFGEHTAGEREQREIDPQQPPNSEEREAREADEHEQEEHEGRRRRLDDDPDQERLGRHDPERAESLTVVTRTAIRLAAPVLAVTGFYLVAWGYSPGGGFPGGAVMLGVLLLAYAGFGRRRIAKVAKPKLLETTELAGALLIIATELFGLLLKGSFSANWLPLTAPGTIRSGGVVQLFSVGELIEVGTGLAIVVFAVLGVRQDWARHDDEGDDGDEGHDGERSP from the coding sequence ATGAGGGGGAAGGGAACGCCGGTCGTTGAACGCGAGCCGCAGCACCGCCGGGCGCTCGGGCTGGGGCTGACCGCGGCGACGGCCGTGGTCCTGTGCGCCGGCTACCTCACCGCGCCGCGCGAGCACGCGCCCTTGCCGGCCGTCGCCCGCTACGCGCTGGTCACCGCGCTGCCGGACTGGAAGCTGCTGGAGCCGGTCAACGAGGTCGTCTACGGCTCGCGCGGCTTCGACACGTTCGGCGAGACGTTCCTGCTGCTCGCCGCCGTGGTCAGCGTCATCGTGCTGACTCGGCCGCGGGAGGCGCGGGCCGGCTACTTCGGCGAGCACACGGCCGGGGAGCGCGAGCAGCGGGAGATCGATCCGCAGCAGCCCCCGAACTCCGAGGAGCGCGAAGCCCGCGAGGCCGACGAGCACGAGCAGGAGGAGCACGAGGGCCGGAGGCGGCGCCTCGACGACGACCCGGACCAGGAGCGGCTCGGCCGACACGACCCGGAGCGCGCCGAGTCGCTGACTGTCGTGACCCGCACCGCGATCCGGCTGGCCGCGCCGGTGCTGGCCGTCACCGGGTTCTACCTCGTCGCCTGGGGCTACTCCCCCGGCGGCGGCTTCCCGGGCGGCGCCGTCATGCTCGGCGTCCTGCTGTTGGCCTACGCCGGATTCGGCCGGCGACGGATCGCCAAGGTCGCGAAGCCCAAGCTGCTGGAGACCACGGAGCTGGCCGGGGCGCTGCTGATCATCGCCACCGAGCTGTTCGGTCTGCTGCTGAAGGGCTCCTTCAGCGCGAACTGGCTGCCGCTGACCGCGCCGGGCACCATCCGCTCGGGCGGCGTCGTCCAGCTGTTCTCGGTCGGCGAGCTGATCGAGGTGGGTACGGGCCTCGCGATCGTGGTCTTCGCGGTACTCGGAGTGCGCCAGGACTGGGCCCGGCACGACGACGAGGGGGATGACGGAGACGAGGGGCACGACGGGGAGCGGAGCCCGTGA
- a CDS encoding sodium:proton antiporter → MIVANYLTSAAVFCLGLYTLLTRRNMIKMVMGLSLMEGSTYLLFVSLAYRARSTAPVLLGPPHGQSPNQLAHGDAADPVLQNFCLTAIVIGVAVTAVFLAVVVRIAQHYRTLDSDDVREMRG, encoded by the coding sequence GTGATCGTCGCGAACTACCTCACCTCGGCGGCGGTGTTCTGCCTGGGGCTCTACACCCTGCTCACCCGGCGCAACATGATCAAGATGGTGATGGGCCTGTCCCTGATGGAGGGGTCGACCTACCTGCTGTTCGTCTCACTCGCCTACCGGGCCCGCTCCACCGCGCCCGTGCTGCTCGGCCCGCCCCACGGCCAGAGCCCGAACCAGCTCGCCCACGGCGACGCCGCCGACCCGGTGCTGCAGAACTTCTGCCTCACCGCGATCGTGATCGGCGTCGCCGTCACCGCCGTGTTCCTGGCGGTGGTCGTCCGGATCGCGCAGCACTACCGCACCCTCGACTCGGACGACGTGCGCGAGATGCGCGGCTGA
- a CDS encoding ferritin-like domain-containing protein, which produces MSDDFVLDVERIRAQARQRMEAGPRTPALGADPEKVVAVLNDVVATEVVCWTRYIRHAISASGINRSQVSAEFTEHAAQELQHALWAAERVSQLGGEPDLDPNTLADRAHTDYTAPAPNDLEQMLRDNLLAERIVIETYQEIVRWLGDGDPTTRRLLERILEEEEEHADDIVDLLGI; this is translated from the coding sequence GTGAGCGACGATTTCGTGCTCGATGTGGAGCGGATCCGGGCCCAGGCGCGGCAGAGGATGGAAGCCGGACCGCGCACCCCGGCGCTCGGCGCGGACCCGGAGAAGGTGGTCGCCGTGCTCAACGACGTGGTCGCCACGGAAGTGGTGTGCTGGACCCGCTATATCCGGCACGCGATCTCGGCCAGCGGGATAAACCGCTCGCAGGTCTCCGCCGAGTTCACCGAGCACGCCGCGCAGGAGCTGCAGCACGCGCTGTGGGCGGCCGAGCGCGTCTCCCAGCTCGGCGGCGAGCCGGATCTGGACCCGAACACCCTCGCGGACCGGGCGCACACCGACTACACCGCGCCGGCGCCGAACGACCTCGAGCAGATGCTGCGCGACAACCTGCTGGCCGAGCGCATCGTGATCGAGACCTACCAGGAGATCGTGCGCTGGCTCGGCGACGGCGATCCGACCACGCGCCGGCTGCTCGAGCGGATCCTCGAGGAGGAGGAAGAGCACGCCGACGACATCGTGGACCTGCTCGGCATCTGA
- a CDS encoding MFS transporter, producing MLRQSGRTAYANDRRRSAALAVCLVGGFMTLLDVSIVNVALPSIKAGLGASSGDLQWVLSGYALAFGLILVPSGRLGDAHGRRLMFMLGLAVFTLTSALAGLATGPIWLVTARFAQGLAGGMLSPQTVGLIQQLYRGAARGRAFGLLGAVIGISTAIGPLLGGLLIQAGGPSDGWRWVFYVNVPIGVLALPAARRYLPGKGEEEDERSSGRRARGLDPVGVGLLGLAVISLLMPLVEAQEWHGSGKWLLIPVSLVLLTAFVFWERRQADPAVDLSLFSRQSFSLGTALALCYFAGFTALFFIFTLFLQNGLGRSALIAGLAITPFAAGSAISAAVGGRLVERAGRTLVAGGIVAVLVGLGATMLAARLVSGPGVAWATAAPLLLAGIGSGLVIAPNQTITLSEVPVSEASTAGGVLQTAQRIGSAVGIAVVGAMFFSEIPGGGQATGTAGANPQMWADAFDRGLTVILALVGASLLIALVDVVGTRGKRARREEDVAA from the coding sequence ATGCTCAGACAAAGCGGGCGAACTGCGTATGCGAACGACCGGCGCCGCTCGGCCGCACTCGCGGTGTGCCTGGTCGGCGGCTTCATGACGCTGCTGGACGTGAGCATCGTCAACGTCGCACTGCCCTCCATCAAGGCCGGCCTCGGCGCGTCGTCCGGCGACCTGCAGTGGGTGCTTTCGGGTTACGCCCTCGCCTTCGGCCTGATCCTGGTGCCTTCCGGCCGGCTCGGGGACGCGCACGGACGGCGGTTGATGTTCATGCTCGGGCTCGCCGTGTTCACCCTCACCAGCGCGCTGGCCGGCCTGGCCACCGGTCCGATCTGGTTGGTCACGGCGCGGTTCGCGCAGGGGCTGGCCGGCGGGATGCTCAGCCCGCAGACGGTCGGGCTGATCCAGCAGCTCTACCGGGGCGCCGCCCGCGGCCGCGCGTTCGGCCTGCTCGGCGCGGTGATCGGGATCTCCACCGCGATCGGCCCGCTGCTGGGCGGCCTGCTGATCCAGGCGGGCGGGCCGAGCGACGGCTGGCGCTGGGTGTTCTACGTGAACGTGCCGATCGGCGTGCTCGCGCTGCCCGCGGCTCGCAGGTATCTGCCGGGCAAGGGCGAGGAGGAGGACGAGCGCAGCAGCGGGCGCAGAGCCCGGGGGCTGGACCCGGTGGGCGTCGGGCTGCTCGGCCTCGCCGTCATCTCGCTGCTGATGCCGCTGGTGGAGGCGCAGGAGTGGCACGGCTCCGGCAAGTGGCTGCTGATCCCGGTCAGCCTGGTGCTGCTGACGGCGTTCGTGTTCTGGGAAAGGCGGCAGGCCGATCCGGCCGTGGACCTGAGCCTGTTCAGCCGTCAGTCGTTCTCGCTGGGCACCGCCCTGGCGCTGTGTTACTTCGCCGGGTTCACCGCGCTCTTCTTCATCTTCACCCTGTTCCTGCAGAACGGGCTGGGCCGCAGCGCCCTGATCGCGGGCCTGGCCATCACCCCGTTCGCGGCCGGATCGGCCATCTCCGCGGCCGTCGGCGGGCGGCTGGTGGAGCGGGCCGGGCGGACGCTGGTGGCCGGCGGCATCGTCGCCGTGCTGGTCGGTCTGGGCGCGACGATGCTGGCCGCGCGGCTGGTCAGCGGGCCGGGCGTGGCCTGGGCCACCGCGGCGCCGCTGCTGCTGGCCGGGATCGGCAGCGGCCTGGTGATCGCGCCGAACCAGACCATCACCCTCTCCGAGGTGCCGGTCAGCGAGGCGAGCACGGCGGGCGGGGTGCTGCAGACCGCCCAGCGGATCGGCTCGGCCGTCGGCATCGCCGTGGTCGGTGCCATGTTCTTCAGCGAGATTCCCGGGGGCGGCCAGGCTACCGGCACCGCGGGCGCGAACCCGCAGATGTGGGCCGACGCGTTCGACCGCGGCCTGACGGTCATTCTGGCCTTGGTCGGCGCGTCGCTGCTGATCGCCCTGGTGGACGTGGTCGGCACCCGCGGTAAGAGGGCGCGGCGCGAAGAAGACGTCGCGGCCTAG
- a CDS encoding CBS domain-containing protein, whose amino-acid sequence MAQTVSEIMSTDPATVPGQVPISEVARLMREREIGDVLVTDEGRLYGVLTDRDIVVRAVAEERSDTATAMEICSGDVVSCRVADEVDRALALMREHAVRRLPVVEDGRPVGVVSLGDLAIERDQRSALADISAAHPSP is encoded by the coding sequence ATGGCGCAGACAGTGAGCGAGATCATGTCGACCGACCCGGCCACGGTGCCCGGACAGGTCCCGATCTCCGAGGTGGCGCGGCTGATGCGCGAACGAGAGATCGGGGATGTGCTGGTGACCGACGAGGGGCGGCTGTACGGCGTGCTGACCGACCGCGACATCGTGGTGCGGGCCGTCGCCGAGGAGCGCTCCGACACGGCGACCGCGATGGAGATCTGCTCCGGAGACGTGGTCTCCTGCCGCGTCGCCGACGAGGTCGACCGCGCGTTGGCGCTGATGCGCGAGCACGCGGTGCGGCGGCTTCCGGTGGTCGAGGACGGGCGGCCGGTCGGCGTGGTGAGCCTGGGCGACCTCGCGATCGAGCGGGATCAGCGCTCGGCGCTGGCCGACATCAGCGCCGCCCATCCGAGCCCGTGA
- a CDS encoding WXG100 family type VII secretion target: protein MDLGKEDGVALDPPAEVVQFLNFIGIDWPQVNEDQVRDLASHVRTFASNVEGTHQDATSTVSAMSQSYQGSSYEALVQRWADLSSQHLSELTQACEVLATALDAAADFIVAQKGVAIAELVVMAVAFVADQAAAVATLGLAEAALVAVEQAGKKLVQFLEDQLTQYIVGKVIDAAVTPLIGVIEKAVEGFTFQAASTAQAAGSAAESFMMDPDALRQQASELLTHADTMNQHAETFTSAVSSLSFQ, encoded by the coding sequence ATGGATCTTGGCAAGGAGGACGGCGTGGCGCTCGATCCGCCGGCGGAAGTCGTGCAGTTCCTCAATTTCATCGGCATCGACTGGCCTCAGGTGAACGAGGACCAAGTGCGGGATCTGGCCTCGCACGTGCGTACCTTCGCCAGCAACGTCGAGGGTACCCACCAAGACGCCACCTCCACCGTCTCGGCGATGAGCCAGTCGTATCAGGGCAGTTCCTACGAGGCGCTGGTCCAACGCTGGGCCGATCTGTCCTCACAGCACCTCAGTGAGCTGACGCAGGCCTGCGAGGTGCTCGCCACGGCGCTGGACGCGGCAGCGGACTTCATCGTCGCGCAGAAGGGCGTGGCGATCGCCGAACTGGTCGTCATGGCCGTGGCGTTCGTGGCGGACCAGGCCGCCGCCGTGGCCACCCTCGGCCTGGCCGAAGCGGCGCTGGTGGCGGTCGAGCAGGCCGGCAAGAAGCTCGTCCAGTTCCTCGAGGACCAGCTGACGCAGTACATCGTCGGCAAGGTGATCGACGCCGCCGTCACCCCGCTCATCGGGGTGATCGAGAAAGCCGTCGAGGGCTTCACCTTCCAGGCCGCGAGCACCGCGCAGGCGGCCGGGTCGGCGGCAGAGTCCTTCATGATGGATCCCGATGCCCTGCGCCAGCAGGCGAGCGAGCTGCTGACGCACGCGGACACGATGAATCAGCATGCGGAGACGTTCACGTCGGCGGTCTCCTCACTGTCTTTCCAGTAA